In Aptenodytes patagonicus chromosome 22, bAptPat1.pri.cur, whole genome shotgun sequence, one DNA window encodes the following:
- the PLEKHA6 gene encoding pleckstrin homology domain-containing family A member 6 isoform X3: MSSKAGGKRPATITSEPSNHAMVSEVPPERPGGRASRSSRKGIAFGKRSNSMKRNPNATVTKSGWLYKQASSGVKQWNKRWFVLVDRCLFYYKDEKEESILGSIPLLSFRVAAVQPSDNISRKHTFKVTVCWVEEMPASNKQSLSPQAEHAGIRTYFFSAENTEEQESWIQAMGEAARVQIPPTQRHEKPDSENIPPSKHHHHHRNATHREHPKADPDAKTRGEGDGRGSEKIERKSERMESKKEPLAKANGIAGQEMPSEPGSPYPEAPQVPGSGERPPQPNGWPYSSPSRPGSTAYPPPDGESVAHRRGFVPRTNPEKIAQRKSSMTQLQQWVNSRRGAVPPEELRSPTRFYPVSRRVPDYYSPYSPQYPEDYQYYPPGVRPDSICSMPSYERVSPPWVLEDKRHSFRNGGTYQLRDWKEHPGFGRQDVPLWLPGPGRQPTYLEEVDAASGSLRRMSLQPRSRSVPRSPSQGSYSRARVYSPVRSPSARFERLPPRGEEIYADPTTFMMRRSISSPKYDYLGDRRPVPAGMYPYHYPASPTVHDKMDELLDLQLQRNLEYLDQQMSESETLISMVNRMVETSSPRAQLYMQVTPFPDAYRETLHAYKISEQDTDKLLGKLCEQNKVLREQERLVQQLRAEKESLESALMGTHQELEMFGSQPAYPEKLLHKKESLQNQLINIRVELSQASTALANSTAEYESLESEVSALHDDLWEQLNLDIQNEMLNRQIQKEIWRIQDVMEGLRKNNPSRGTDTAKHRVAIGPSGTYSSNSPASPLSSASLTSPLSPFSLVSGSQGSPTKPGPGEEPGPPRPPLPKSYVPLESPPTVPPLPGESRLWPYPTSPSWQQGGEAKRGQPKLSFEQSKKEAQRPAAPGPPAEGLPQSRQEQEAEKQAALNKVGIVPPRTKSPAEEEVVPVAGVPRRSTGGMANGLSSRERPKSAVFANETKVKMSVEEQIDRMKRHQSGSMKEKRRSLQLPGSQQPDTPGTKAPASYKVVRRHRSIHEVDISDLEAALRSDDPGKVYETPQEEIARLRKMELEPQHYDVDINKELSTPDKVIIPERYVELEPDTPLSPEEMKEKQKKVERIKTLIAKSSLQNVIPLGEGEVDAPQDPETQLQEQEKRIEISCTLATEASRRGRMLSAQALAAAGAIKFHGATF; this comes from the exons ATGTCAAGCAAAGCGGGCGGCAAGCGACCAGCGACCATCACCAGTGAGCCCTCCAACCACGCCATGGTGTCGGAGGTGCCTCCGGAGCGCCCCGGAGGCCGG GCTTCGCGCTCCTCCCGCAAGGGCATCGCCTTCGGGAAGCGCTCCAATTCCATGAAGAGGAATCCCAACGCCACCGTGACCAAAAGCGGCTGGCTCTACAAACAG GCCAGCTCGGGGGTGAAGCAGTGGAACAAGCGCTGGTTCGTGCTGGTGGATCGCTGCCTCTTCTACTACAAAG ACGAGAAGGAGGAGAGTATCCTGGGCAGCATCCCCCTCCTCAGCTTCCGCGTGGCAGCCGTGCAGCCCTCCGACAACATCAGCAGGAAGCACACGTTCAAG gTGACGGTGTGCTGGGTGGAGGAGATGCCAGCGAGTAACAAGCAGTCCCTGTCTCCCCAGGCCGAGCATGCTGGCATACGGACCTACTTCTTCAGCGCCGAGAACACGGAGGAGCAGGAGTCCTGGATCCAAGCCATGGGCGAAGCCGCCCGGGTGCAGATCCCCCCGACCCAGAG GCACGAGAAGCCAGACTCTGAAAACATCCCCCCcagcaaacaccaccaccaccaccgcaatGCCACCCACCGTGAGCACCCCAAAGCCGACCCCGACGCCAAGACCCggggggaaggtgatggccgtgGCTCGGAGAAGATTGAGAGGAAGTCGGAGAGGATGGAGAGCAAGAAGGAGCCCTTGGCCAAAGCCAACGGCATTGCCGGGCAGGAGATGCCCTCAGAGCCCGGCAGTCCTTACCCCGAGGCGCCCCAGGTGCCAGGGAGCGGGGAGCGGCCGCCCCAGCCCAACGGCTGGCCGTACTCGTCACCCAGCCGCCCCGGCAGCACCGCATACCCCCCGCCCGATGGGGAGAGCGTGGCCCACCGCCGGGGCTTTGTCCCCCGCACCAACCCCGAGAAGATCGCCCAACGCAAGAGCTCGATGACGCAGCTGCAGCAGTGGGTGAACTCGCGCCGGGGGGCCGTGCCCCCCGAGGAGCTGCGGAG CCCCACCAGGTTTTACCCCGTGTCTCGCCGGGTGCCCGACTACTATTCCCCCTACTCACCCCAGTACCCCGAGGACTACCAGTACTACCCGCCTGGGGTGCGCCCCGACAGCATCTGCTCCATGCCCTCCTACGAGCGGGTGAGCCCGCCCTGGGTGCTGGAGGACAAGCGGCACTCCTTCCGCAACGGGGGCACCTACCAGCTCCGCGACTGGAAGGAGCACCCTGGTTTCGGCCGGCAAGACGTCCCGCTCTGGCTGCCCGGTCCTGGGAGGCAGCCGACCTACTTGGAGGAGGTGGATGCAGCCTCAGGCTCTCTGCGACGGATGTCActgcagccccgctcccgctccgTGCCCCGCTCGCCCAGCCAGGGTTCCTACAGCCGGGCACGGGTGTACTCCCCGGTCCGCTCGCCCAGCGCCCGCTTTGAGCGGCTGCCACCCCGGGGAGAGGAGATTTATGCCGACCCCACCACCTTCATGATGAGGCGATCCATCAGTTCTCCAAAG TATGACTATCTGGGTGACAGACGGCCCGTCCCTGCGGGAATGTATCCGTACCACTACCCGGCATCCCCCACCGTCCATGATAAAATG GATGAACTTTTAGACCTTCAGTTGCAAAGAAACCTAGAGTATTTGGACCAGCAG ATGAGCGAGAGCGAAACCCTGATCAGTATGGTGAACAGGATGGTGGAGACCTCCTCCCCTAGGGCTCAGCTCTACATGCAA GTGACGCCCTTCCCGGACGCCTACAGGGAGACACTGCACGCCTACAAGATAAGCGAGCAAGACACCGAC AAGCTGCTGGGGAAGCTCTGTGAGCAGAACAAGGTGCTGCgggagcaggagaggctggtgcAGCAGCTCCGAGCAGAGAAG GAGAGCCTGGAGAGTGCCCTGATGGGGACACACCAGGAGCTGGAGATGTTTGGGAGCCAGCCCGCCTACCCAGAGAAGCTGCTGCACAAGAAGGAATCGCTCCAGAACCAGCTTATCAACATCCGCGTGGAGCTGTCGCAGGCCAGCACG GCCTTGGCAAATAGCACTGCCGAGTACGAGAGCCTGGAGAGCGAGGTGTCTGCCCTGCACGACGACCTCTGGGAGCAGCTGAACCTGGACATCCAG AACGAAATGCTCAACCGGCAGATCCAGAAGGAGATCTGGCGGATCCAGGACGTGATGGAGGGGCTGAGGAAGAACAACCCGTCCCGTGGCACGGACACTGCCAAGCACAGAG TGGCCATTGGCCCCTCGGGGACATACAGCTCCaacagccccgccagccccctgAGCTCGGCCAGCCTCACAAGCCCCCTCAGCCCCTTCTCCCTCGTCTCCGGCTCCCAGGGCTCGCCCACCAAGCCAGGACCTGGCGAG GAACCAGGCCCGCCTCgacctcccctccccaaatcctACGTACCCCTGGAGTCTCCTCCGACCGTTCCTCCGCTCCCCGGTGAGAGCCGCCTCTGGCCGTACCCCACCTCCCCTTCCTGGCAGCAAGGCGGCGAGGCGAAGAGGGGACAG CCCAAGCTGAGCTTCGAGCAGAGCAAGAAAGAGGCGCAGCGACCAGCCGCCCCTGGGCCCCCTGCCGAGGGGCTCCCGCAGAGccggcaggagcaggaggcagagaagcaAGCGGCTCTCAACAAGG TGGGCATCGTCCCCCCCAGGACCAAGTCtccggcagaggaggaggtggtgcctgTGGCTGGTGTGCCAAGGAGGAGCACCGGCGGCATGGCCAACGGGCTCAGCTCTCGG GAGAGACCGAAGAGCGCTGTGTTCGCCAACGAGACGAAGGTGAAGATGAGCGTGGAGGAGCAGATCGACCGCATGAAGCGCCACCAGAGCGGCTCAATGAAGGAGAAGCGGCgcagcctgcagctccctggcagcCAGCAGCCCGACACCCCTGGCACAAAGGCACCCGCCTCCTACAAGGTG GTGCGCCGGCACCGCAGCATCCATGAGGTGGACATCTCCGACCTGGAGGCAGCGCTGCGCTCCGACGACCCCGGCAAGGTCTACGAGACGCCCCAGGAGGAGATCGCCCGGCTGCGCAAGATGGAGCTGGAGCCGCAGCACTATGACGTGGACATCAACAAGGAG